The following proteins are encoded in a genomic region of Eriocheir sinensis breed Jianghai 21 chromosome 55, ASM2467909v1, whole genome shotgun sequence:
- the LOC126983863 gene encoding U-scoloptoxin(01)-Cw1a-like isoform X2 translates to MCVAWAWSLPRTRRDSTPTEYELPSNASLLLSRSLQTGFVCDEKVYGFYADPENACQIFHVCYPYVDADLIVKLRMFSFICGPGLVFDQEKLVCDYPENAIPCEAAESFYSVNNYFGRIDLNFREAPTPTLPEETEFRLQTLGELRRDLEDAAAAEDEAAAPNDSPELDIIS, encoded by the exons A TGTGTGTGGCGTGGGCGTGGTCGTTGCCCAGGACCCGACGCGACTCCACGCCTACTGAATACGAGCTGCCCTCTAACGCCTCCCTCCTGCTGTCTCGGAGCCTGCAGACCGGCTTTGT GTGTGACGAGAAGGTGTACGGGTTCTATGCTGACCCGGAGAACGCTTGCCAGATCTTCCACGTGTGCTATCCTTACGTGGACGCCGACCTCATAGTGAAGCTGAGGATGTTCTCCTTCATCTGCGGACCCGGACTTGTCTTTGATCAGGAGAAActg GTGTGTGACTACCCGGAGAACGCGATCCCCTGTGAGGCCGCTGAGTCCTTCTACAGCGTCAACAATTACTTTGGACGCATCGACCTCAACTTCCGCGAGGCCCCGACGCCGACTTTGCCCGAGGAGACGGAGTTCAGGCTGCAGACCCTCGGCGAACTTCGGCGAGACCTCGAAGACGCTGCCGCTGCCGAAGACGAGGCTGCCGCTCCCAACGACTCCCCTGAGCTCGACATAATTTCTTAG
- the LOC126983863 gene encoding U-scoloptoxin(01)-Cw1a-like isoform X1: protein MLFRTVLMAVCVAWAWSLPRTRRDSTPTEYELPSNASLLLSRSLQTGFVCDEKVYGFYADPENACQIFHVCYPYVDADLIVKLRMFSFICGPGLVFDQEKLVCDYPENAIPCEAAESFYSVNNYFGRIDLNFREAPTPTLPEETEFRLQTLGELRRDLEDAAAAEDEAAAPNDSPELDIIS, encoded by the exons ATGCTCTTCAGAACCGTCTTGATGGCAG TGTGTGTGGCGTGGGCGTGGTCGTTGCCCAGGACCCGACGCGACTCCACGCCTACTGAATACGAGCTGCCCTCTAACGCCTCCCTCCTGCTGTCTCGGAGCCTGCAGACCGGCTTTGT GTGTGACGAGAAGGTGTACGGGTTCTATGCTGACCCGGAGAACGCTTGCCAGATCTTCCACGTGTGCTATCCTTACGTGGACGCCGACCTCATAGTGAAGCTGAGGATGTTCTCCTTCATCTGCGGACCCGGACTTGTCTTTGATCAGGAGAAActg GTGTGTGACTACCCGGAGAACGCGATCCCCTGTGAGGCCGCTGAGTCCTTCTACAGCGTCAACAATTACTTTGGACGCATCGACCTCAACTTCCGCGAGGCCCCGACGCCGACTTTGCCCGAGGAGACGGAGTTCAGGCTGCAGACCCTCGGCGAACTTCGGCGAGACCTCGAAGACGCTGCCGCTGCCGAAGACGAGGCTGCCGCTCCCAACGACTCCCCTGAGCTCGACATAATTTCTTAG
- the LOC126983861 gene encoding tubulin beta chain-like, producing MREIVHIQAGQCGNQIGSKFWEVISDEHGLGPSGLYSGTHDIQLERVDVFYNEASGGRYVPRAVLVDLEPGTMDAVRTTTFGALFKPDNFIFGQTGAGNNWAKGHYTEGAELVDSVLDCIRQECEACECLQGFQLAHSLGGGTGSGMGTLLLSKIREEYPDRIMNTFSVVPSPKVSDTVVEPYNATLTVHQLIENTDETYCIDNEALYDICFRTLKLSTPTYGDLNHLVSLTMSGVTTCLRFPGQLNSDLRKLAVNMVPFPRLHFFMPGFAPLTARGEQAFRAQTVPELTFQLFDAKNMMCACDPRHGRYLTVATVFRGRMSMREVDEQMLNVQNKNSSYFVEWIPNNVKTAVCDIPPRGYKMAGTFIGNTTAIQELFLRISEQFAAMFRRRAFLHWYTGEGMDVMEFTEAEANMNDLMSEYQQYQEAMGDDYEDEEGDSYDDEGDDEEANDNEANDDEVNDDDEQEP from the exons ATGAGGGAGATTGTCCACATTCAAGCGGGACAGTGCGGGAACCAAATTGGATCCAAG TTCTGGGAGGTGATCAGCGACGAGCACGGCCTGGGCCCCAGCGGCCTGTACAGCGGAACCCACGACATACAGCTGGAGAGGGTCGATGTCTTCTACAACGAGGCGTCCg GTGGAAGGTACGTGCCCCGGGCGGTGTTGGTGGACCTGGAACCCGGCACGATGGACGCCGTCAGGACCACCACCTTCGGCGCCCTCTTCAAGCCCGATAACTTCATCTTCG GCCAGACGGGTGCCGGGAACAACTGGGCGAAGGGTCACTACACGGAGGGCGCTGAGCTGGTGGATTCGGTGCTGGATTGTATACGGCAGGAGTGCGAGGCGTGCGAGTGTCTGCAG GGGTTCCAGTTGGCACACTCCCTGGGGGGCGGCAcgggctctggcatgggcacgcTTCTGCTCAGCAAGATACGGGAAGAGTACCCGGACAGGATCATGAACACCTTCTCCGTTGTGCCCAGCCCCaag GTGTCCGACACTGTGGTGGAGCCGTACAACGCCACCCTCACCGTCCACCAGCTGATCGAGAACACTGACGAGACATACTGCATCGACAACGAGGCGCTCTACGACATCTGCTTCAGGACGCTCAAGCTCAGCACGCCCACCTACGGGGACCTCAACCACCTCGTCTCCCTCACCATGTCCGGCGTGACCACTTGTCTCAG ATTCCCGGGGCAGCTTAATTCTGACCTAAGGAAGCTGGCGGTCAATATGGtgcccttccctcgcctccactTCTTCATGCCCGGCTTCGCGCCCCTCACGGCCCGCGGAGAGCAGGCCTTCCGCGCCCAGACCGTGCCTGAGTTGACCTTCCAACTGTTTGATGCCAAGAACATGATGTGTGCCTGCGACCCGCGACACGGGAG GTATCTCACGGTGGCCACGGTGTTCAGGGGCCGGATGTCGATGCGGGAGGTGGACGAACAGATGCTCAACGTGCAGAACAAGAACAGTTCCTACTTCGTGGAGTGGATCCCCAACAACGTGAAGACCGCGGTGTGCGACATCCCGCCCAGGG ggtACAAGATGGCGGGGACGTTTATTGGCAACACAACAGCCATCCAAGAACTCTTTCTGCGCATCTCCGAACAGTTTGCTGCCATGTTCAGACGACGAGCTTTCCtccactg GTATACAGGGGAGGGCATGGACGTGATGGAGTTTACCGAGGCCGAGGCGAACATGAACGACCTGATGTCCGAGTACCAGCAATACCAGGAGGCCATGGGGGACGACTACGAGGATGAGGAGGGCGACTCTTACGACGACGAGGGAGACGACGAAGAAGCGAATGATAACGAAGCGAATGATGACGAAGTGAATGATGACGATGAGCAAGAACCGTAA